A genomic stretch from Lathyrus oleraceus cultivar Zhongwan6 chromosome 2, CAAS_Psat_ZW6_1.0, whole genome shotgun sequence includes:
- the LOC127119476 gene encoding uncharacterized protein LOC127119476, with protein MDSSSSSSMLLPSLKPYNLKNPTTTLIQSSWASSSKPNTLTLVSSKPPLTTKFQSFLLRCSTKPDTNTNSDTHSHSHSKQNNQPNSLSKQSQTQKENEPFSSSSASSESSSTTSLFSRGLVFDLGFSNSWDSEDIGSPVVKRFLSDEEERWYMWYHGRPKGKPSSDLIGLAISSNGVHWERGGGPARSSSDVGFVMNCGKDWWGFDTRGIRPSELLVMSSYRVKGSNAVYWLYYTGYGSESVEFCDQSLDFSFDNPIGLKDENFGKGKILKSLPGLAISQDGRHWARIEGEHHSGALMDVGKEKDWDSLFISSPQVVYHGNGDLRMYYHSFDKEKGEFCVGVARSRDGIRWLKLGKIMGGGKVGSFDELGVMNACVTRNKSGGNYVMVYEGLGVDGRKCIGVAISPDGLMEWVRVQDEAILMPSDEGCWDDKDVGSPCLVYMDNEENEWRLYYRGVGNGGRVGIGMAVSDGKGFRSFRRWTGFHV; from the coding sequence AtggattcatcatcatcatcatcaatgCTACTTCCTTCATTGAAACCATACAACCTTAAAAACCCAACAACAACCTTAATTCAATCATCATGGGCTTCTTCCTCTAAACCCAACACTCTCACTTTAGTTTCCTCAAAACCTCCACTCACCACAAAGTTTCAATCTTTCTTACTACGTTGCTCCACTAAACCAGACACAAACACAAACAGTGACACTCATAGTCACAGTCACAGCAAACAAAACAATCAACCCAATTCACTTTCCAAACAATCACaaacacaaaaagaaaatgagcCATTTTCATCTTCATCAGCTTCTTCAGAATCCTCTTCTACAACTTCTTTGTTTTCAAGAGGGTTGGTTTTTGATTTGGGGTTCTCAAACTCATGGGACAGTGAAGATATTGGATCACCGGTAGTGAAAAGGTTTCTGAGTGATGAAGAAGAGAGATGGTACATGTGGTATCATGGAAGACCAAAAGGTAAACCTTCATCTGATTTAATAGGTTTGGCAATTTCGAGCAATGGTGTTCATTGGGAACGCGGCGGAGGACCTGCAAGATCAAGTTCTGATGTTGGTTTTGTGATGAATTGCGGTAAAGATTGGTGGGGTTTCGATACTCGCGGAATTAGGCCTTCTGAATTGTTAGTCATGTCTAGTTACAGAGTTAAAGGTTCCAATGCTGTTTATTGGCTTTATTACACCGGATACGGTTCCGAATCTGTAGAGTTTTGTGATCAGTCTTTGGATTTCAGTTTTGATAACCCAATTGGTTTGAAGGATGAGAATTTCGGGAAAGGTAAGATTTTGAAGTCATTACCTGGTTTAGCTATTAGTCAAGATGGTAGACATTGGGCTAGAATTGAAGGAGAGCATCATAGTGGAGCATTGATGGATGTTGGTAAAGAGAAAGATTGGGATTCATTGTTTATTTCATCCCCACAAGTTGTTTATCATGGAAATGGTGATTTAAGGATGTATTATCATTCATTTGACAAGGAAAAGGGTGAGTTTTGTGTTGGGGTGGCTAGGTCAAGAGATGGAATTAGGTGGTTGAAGTTAGGGAAAATAATGGGTGGAGGTAAAGTTGGTTCTTTTGATGAGCTTGGAGTGATGAATGCTTGTGTGACAAGGAACAAGAGTGGTGGGAACTATGTGATGGTTTATGAAGGTTTGGGTGTTGATGGAAGGAAGTGTATTGGTGTGGCAATTTCACCTGATGGGTTGATGGAATGGGTTAGGGTTCAAGATGAGGCTATTTTGATGCCATCAGATGAAGGTTGTTGGGATGATAAAGATGTTGGGTCACCTTGTTTGGTTTATATGGATAATGAAGAGAATGAATGGAGATTGTATTATAGAGGTGTTGGTAATGGAGGTAGAGTTGGAATTGGAATGGCTGTTTCTGATGGGAAAGGTTTTAGAAGTTTTAGAAGATGGACTGGTTTTCATGTTTAA